The following are encoded together in the Pedobacter sp. D749 genome:
- the msrA gene encoding peptide-methionine (S)-S-oxide reductase MsrA, whose translation MNTEKAILAGGCFWGVEELIRHYPGVISTVVGYTGGDVPNATYRNHGTHAEAIEVTFDPTVLSYRKLLEYFFQIHDPSTRNRQGNDVGTSYRSAIFYNSEEQKNTADALIAELDASGKWPGKIVTEVVPEADFWNAEEEHQDYLQKNPYGYTCHFERPDWKLN comes from the coding sequence ATGAATACTGAAAAAGCCATTCTTGCAGGCGGCTGCTTTTGGGGAGTAGAAGAACTCATCCGTCATTACCCAGGTGTAATTTCTACGGTTGTAGGTTATACTGGTGGTGATGTTCCCAATGCCACTTACCGGAACCATGGCACACATGCCGAAGCCATTGAAGTTACTTTTGATCCAACTGTTTTAAGCTACCGCAAATTATTAGAATATTTCTTCCAGATCCACGATCCGAGCACACGCAACAGACAGGGAAATGATGTGGGCACCTCGTACAGATCTGCCATATTTTATAATAGTGAAGAACAAAAAAATACGGCCGATGCATTAATTGCAGAGTTGGATGCTTCTGGCAAATGGCCGGGCAAAATTGTAACCGAGGTGGTACCTGAAGCCGATTTTTGGAACGCTGAAGAAGAACACCAGGATTACTTACAGAAAAACCCTTACGGTTATACCTGCCATTTCGAAAGACCAGACTGGAAATTGAATTAA
- a CDS encoding YdcF family protein, whose amino-acid sequence MKSLYPFLMLCLFYTGLAAQDAPQQSYQLIKTRNEVQYKNYYLLTLFQQLPALRKMLSTDTAFSNIYKSKTKQVNEAVKTCKTDISCYANALKFNNEEIARIGNRLALLYTENNSLGDLVKNHLIPSGCYSMFAKEQHKALLVKAWEQDASAINYAIGVYVEGKKPNYPKIDSISFSLRDKEYAELTSASALLSLQGNTKLFFEPAMLFALEALELNERNDAADYEPMAKGVNLAAINLIKKTDWKKYPYSVILVPGAGPEEKEVALSAGGMIRCRLAALQYQKGMAPFIVVSGGRVHPYKTKFSEAYEMKKFLIEVLQIPESAIIMEPHARHTTTNLRNCARLMFRYGMPIDKPGLACTVKSQSYNITNLLPERCKKELGYYPYKNGKRLSDTESEFYLNTSSLQIDFDEPLDP is encoded by the coding sequence ATGAAATCCCTCTATCCTTTCCTTATGCTCTGCCTGTTCTACACAGGTTTAGCTGCACAGGATGCACCGCAACAATCTTATCAATTAATTAAGACCAGAAACGAAGTACAATACAAAAATTATTACCTGCTTACGCTTTTTCAGCAATTGCCCGCACTACGCAAAATGCTCAGTACAGATACGGCGTTCAGCAACATCTATAAATCAAAAACCAAACAGGTAAATGAAGCGGTGAAAACCTGCAAAACAGATATTAGTTGTTATGCCAACGCTTTAAAATTCAACAATGAAGAAATAGCCCGTATTGGAAACCGTTTGGCGCTGCTTTATACAGAAAATAATTCATTGGGAGATTTGGTAAAAAATCATCTGATCCCCTCAGGTTGTTATTCCATGTTTGCCAAAGAGCAACACAAAGCCCTTTTAGTTAAGGCCTGGGAACAAGATGCCAGTGCTATAAATTATGCAATTGGTGTTTACGTAGAAGGAAAGAAACCCAATTACCCGAAAATAGACTCGATCAGCTTTAGTTTAAGGGATAAAGAATATGCAGAACTCACCTCTGCCAGTGCATTGTTATCGCTGCAGGGCAATACTAAGCTCTTTTTCGAACCTGCCATGTTATTTGCACTGGAAGCTTTAGAATTGAACGAACGCAATGATGCCGCCGATTACGAACCGATGGCTAAAGGCGTAAACCTTGCCGCCATTAACCTGATCAAAAAAACAGACTGGAAAAAATATCCATACAGCGTAATCCTGGTTCCAGGTGCTGGTCCGGAGGAAAAAGAAGTAGCCTTAAGTGCTGGCGGAATGATCCGTTGCCGGTTAGCGGCTTTGCAATACCAGAAAGGCATGGCTCCATTCATCGTGGTTTCGGGCGGACGGGTACATCCTTACAAAACCAAATTCAGTGAAGCCTACGAAATGAAGAAATTCCTGATAGAAGTGCTTCAAATCCCCGAAAGTGCCATTATTATGGAACCACATGCCCGCCACACCACCACCAACCTGCGCAATTGTGCCAGACTGATGTTCAGGTACGGTATGCCGATAGATAAACCGGGTTTAGCCTGTACCGTAAAATCGCAGAGTTATAATATCACCAATCTGCTCCCCGAGCGCTGCAAAAAAGAACTCGGCTACTATCCTTACAAAAACGGAAAACGTTTAAGTGATACCGAATCAGAATTTTATTTGAATACCTCTTCGTTACAGATCGATTTTGATGAACCGTTAGATCCTTAG
- a CDS encoding TonB-dependent receptor — translation MTSFFLTAGIKNTCRKLLLPLGLLAICNSEAIAVNHGMLASGLHRKTFASVSGTVTDQNNQPLPGVSVFEKKTKKTTVTDANGKYAISVEDGAILVFSYIGYDNQEVMVNGRQNINVILKESSNTLNEVVAIGYQKIRKSDVTGAISSVKASEMNLTSPTVGQALVGKVAGVQVSQTSGAPYSGTKIRVRGIGSINASSDPLYVIDGYPAGNNVSINPEDIETIDILKDAASAAIYGSRASGGVVLITTKRGADGKGKFEYDVQGGISQLAKKVKLLDANQFIQLLIDGRNNAYKDLWVNSGKTWNDAMFSDNNTTRIANVGNGSSVSIPADLYNFSTQQAIPAAYNTDWQDELYRNAAFQRHNLSFSGGTKDVKYFLSGGYQNNDGIVTNTNQKVTNFRGNIDGKVSERLRVGANISYTQNDNREVREGRYDLSPMMSALIYLPYLPARDANGNPIQFGMGALSSQYGIQNPENPLATVEQVKITRKGARSTYNANATYTILDGLDFKANLGTQNYNEKYDFYLPTSLSNGNNPPYSTASITAANAIAQTLSQVDQLGEFTLHYNKTFGKHKIDVLGGYSAQKTTSDLIRISASGFQNDKIGEITDKGADAGFLTLITDGTNKTAKATNTLLSYFGRFSYNYAGKYFLTGSFRRDGSSRFGPLNKYGNFPSVAAGWNLSEEDFYSNFLGEQSTVKLRASWGLSGNNNIPNYRTAQEMSAPGGVVFGNAISTGIWPNAIQDPKLGWESTSQYNFGTDISLFKNRLNIIANYYLSYSYNLLFNQPISAVSGTSSILTNLADSKIRNKGFDIQLDGRIIQKQDFTLGLSGNIAVNRNKVLNMGGASTILTNGAERSYLTHITQEGQPVGMFYGFKALGRITADNLGKVAPSASSTNPAKIGDLYFQDTDGNGIVNDADKTVIGTPYPKFTYGFALNTSYKTFDLRASFNGSYGNQVLDGQDYYLYNFEGSGNQYVEAADRYRNEANPGSGLNYRASRAGTQSNSTRLSSFYIQDGSYFRCTNITLGYTFPKTLANAIKVSNIRVYASVDNAFTITDYKGYNPEVDYSGGSNLTPGVDYGNYPLARAYNLGIKLTF, via the coding sequence ATGACATCATTTTTTTTAACCGCAGGTATAAAAAATACCTGCCGGAAATTGCTTTTGCCTTTAGGCTTACTGGCCATTTGTAATTCAGAAGCAATAGCAGTAAACCACGGTATGCTTGCCTCAGGATTACACCGTAAAACCTTTGCTTCGGTAAGCGGAACGGTTACCGACCAAAACAACCAACCTTTACCAGGTGTAAGTGTATTTGAAAAAAAGACCAAAAAAACAACGGTTACCGATGCTAATGGTAAATACGCCATTTCAGTTGAGGATGGGGCAATTTTAGTATTCTCTTATATCGGTTACGATAACCAGGAAGTTATGGTTAACGGACGCCAAAATATTAATGTTATATTAAAAGAAAGCAGCAATACCCTAAATGAGGTTGTGGCCATTGGTTACCAGAAGATCAGAAAATCGGATGTAACCGGTGCCATAAGTAGTGTGAAGGCCAGTGAGATGAATTTAACTTCTCCTACTGTTGGTCAGGCCCTGGTGGGTAAAGTTGCAGGTGTACAGGTATCACAAACCAGTGGTGCACCATATTCGGGCACTAAAATCAGGGTGAGGGGTATCGGTTCTATTAACGCCAGTTCTGATCCTTTGTACGTAATTGATGGTTATCCGGCAGGAAACAACGTATCCATCAATCCGGAGGATATTGAAACCATCGACATTTTAAAAGATGCGGCCTCCGCAGCCATTTATGGCTCAAGGGCATCGGGTGGGGTTGTGCTAATTACCACCAAAAGAGGTGCAGATGGAAAAGGTAAATTTGAATACGATGTTCAGGGCGGAATTTCTCAGTTGGCTAAAAAAGTAAAATTATTGGATGCCAACCAGTTTATCCAATTGTTAATTGATGGAAGGAACAATGCCTATAAAGATTTATGGGTAAACTCGGGCAAAACCTGGAATGATGCGATGTTTAGCGACAACAATACTACCCGTATCGCCAATGTAGGTAATGGAAGTAGCGTAAGCATACCAGCCGATCTTTATAATTTTAGCACGCAACAGGCTATCCCTGCTGCCTATAATACCGATTGGCAGGATGAACTTTACCGCAATGCTGCTTTTCAACGCCATAACCTTTCCTTTTCTGGCGGTACCAAAGATGTAAAATACTTTTTAAGCGGTGGTTACCAGAATAACGATGGTATTGTAACCAACACCAACCAAAAGGTAACCAACTTCAGGGGTAATATTGATGGCAAGGTGAGTGAACGTTTACGTGTAGGCGCAAATATTTCATATACGCAAAACGATAACCGCGAAGTGAGGGAAGGTCGTTATGATTTAAGTCCGATGATGTCGGCTTTGATTTACCTGCCTTACCTGCCGGCAAGGGATGCCAATGGAAACCCGATCCAGTTTGGCATGGGTGCTTTATCCTCTCAATACGGTATCCAAAACCCTGAGAATCCTTTGGCTACAGTTGAACAAGTAAAAATTACCAGAAAGGGGGCTAGAAGCACCTACAATGCCAATGCTACCTATACCATATTGGATGGATTAGATTTTAAAGCCAATTTAGGTACGCAAAATTATAATGAAAAATATGATTTTTATCTGCCAACGAGCTTAAGTAATGGCAATAATCCGCCTTATTCTACTGCTTCGATAACGGCGGCGAATGCCATTGCACAAACGCTTAGTCAGGTTGATCAGCTTGGTGAGTTTACCCTACACTACAATAAAACCTTTGGTAAACATAAAATTGATGTGCTTGGAGGATATTCTGCGCAAAAAACAACCAGTGATCTGATCCGTATTTCTGCCAGTGGTTTCCAGAATGATAAAATAGGTGAAATTACCGATAAAGGTGCCGATGCAGGATTTTTGACTTTAATTACCGACGGAACGAATAAAACAGCTAAAGCTACCAACACCTTACTTTCTTATTTCGGCCGTTTCAGTTATAACTATGCCGGCAAATACTTTTTAACCGGTTCATTTCGCCGTGATGGATCATCAAGGTTTGGTCCGTTAAATAAATATGGTAATTTTCCTTCGGTAGCCGCAGGATGGAACCTTTCGGAAGAGGATTTCTATAGTAATTTTCTTGGCGAACAATCAACTGTTAAGTTAAGGGCAAGTTGGGGATTGAGTGGTAACAACAACATCCCGAATTACAGAACTGCACAAGAAATGAGTGCACCTGGTGGTGTGGTTTTTGGAAATGCGATTTCTACGGGGATCTGGCCAAATGCCATTCAGGATCCGAAGCTGGGATGGGAATCTACGTCTCAGTATAATTTTGGTACTGATATCAGCCTATTCAAAAACCGCCTAAATATCATTGCCAATTATTACCTGAGTTATTCGTATAATTTGTTGTTCAACCAACCAATTTCTGCCGTATCAGGAACTTCTTCAATCCTAACTAATCTGGCCGACAGTAAAATCCGCAATAAAGGTTTTGATATCCAGCTGGATGGAAGAATTATCCAAAAACAGGATTTTACATTGGGCCTTAGCGGAAACATTGCCGTTAACCGCAACAAAGTATTGAATATGGGTGGAGCAAGTACCATTTTAACCAATGGTGCTGAGCGTTCATATTTAACACACATTACACAAGAAGGTCAGCCTGTAGGGATGTTCTACGGATTTAAGGCTTTGGGTAGAATTACTGCCGATAATCTGGGCAAGGTTGCTCCATCAGCTTCTTCAACCAATCCGGCAAAAATCGGTGATCTGTATTTTCAGGATACCGACGGTAACGGAATTGTAAACGATGCAGACAAAACTGTTATTGGCACACCATATCCTAAATTTACCTATGGTTTTGCCTTAAACACTTCTTACAAAACGTTTGATTTAAGGGCATCTTTTAACGGATCGTATGGAAACCAGGTGTTGGATGGTCAGGATTATTACCTGTATAATTTTGAAGGTTCGGGAAACCAATATGTAGAGGCTGCCGATCGTTACAGAAACGAGGCCAATCCAGGTAGTGGCTTAAACTACCGTGCATCGCGTGCAGGTACGCAAAGTAACAGTACCCGTTTATCGTCTTTCTATATTCAGGATGGATCTTACTTCAGGTGTACCAACATTACTTTAGGTTATACCTTCCCTAAAACACTCGCCAATGCTATAAAAGTGAGTAATATCCGCGTTTATGCCAGTGTTGATAATGCCTTTACGATTACTGATTACAAGGGTTATAACCCGGAGGTTGATTATAGTGGAGGTTCTAATTTGACTCCTGGTGTAGATTATGGTAACTATCCATTGGCAAGAGCTTATAACCTGGGTATTAAACTTACTTTTTAG
- a CDS encoding RagB/SusD family nutrient uptake outer membrane protein, with amino-acid sequence MKNNIYTILALGAVLTLSACKKDFLAQNNPNAVTVEDYFKTENDVLLAVNGAYQSLRSSNTLGENSGLFTDERSDDAGRNDNQSNAGEPFQFNDFSLLPSNSYLKTHWLALFNAITRSNVILANIDKVTFVTPANKINYTAEAKFIRAIMYFELVRKWGPVPLVTKQLNNSDEVTAATFRVPEADVYNQIVADLKDGLNSTLPNFQSTANIGRTSKAAINAYLGKVYLTMAATLPNNKAENLSNANTYLLAAYNMKAFGNLSEIPYTDVFDVTKKTTCKELIFQISNKQGDINYSSSIAANNQAKGETINSLKVSTGIGGNVKLDLINEYETSDLRKDFSVKFANDATVKDWFITKFRDASALATNNGYGGNDWILMRYADVILMLAEVNMLQGNDAVAIQYLDMVRTRAGMPVYAVAKTDATYAAKFPTLKLAILHERRVEFAFEHQRWFDLIRNFNAAELVTYLKAKSQSSYGIAKLSNVTTKDRYYPIPFDEVKLDPVKMYQNPGY; translated from the coding sequence ATGAAGAACAATATTTATACAATTTTGGCCCTTGGAGCAGTTTTAACGCTAAGTGCCTGTAAAAAAGATTTTTTAGCACAAAACAACCCAAATGCGGTTACCGTTGAAGACTATTTTAAAACTGAAAACGATGTATTGCTGGCTGTAAACGGTGCTTACCAGTCGCTGAGGAGTAGTAATACCCTGGGTGAAAACAGTGGACTGTTTACCGATGAGCGCTCGGACGATGCGGGGAGAAATGACAACCAAAGTAATGCAGGAGAACCCTTTCAGTTTAATGATTTCTCTTTATTGCCAAGTAACTCTTATTTAAAAACACACTGGCTGGCGCTTTTTAACGCGATTACCAGAAGCAACGTAATTTTAGCAAATATTGATAAGGTAACCTTTGTGACGCCTGCAAATAAGATCAATTACACTGCCGAAGCTAAATTTATCAGGGCAATTATGTATTTCGAGCTGGTAAGGAAATGGGGGCCTGTACCATTAGTTACCAAACAATTGAATAATTCTGATGAGGTTACTGCAGCAACTTTCCGTGTACCTGAGGCTGATGTTTACAACCAGATTGTTGCCGATTTAAAAGATGGTTTAAACAGTACGCTGCCAAACTTCCAGTCAACAGCGAATATCGGAAGAACATCTAAAGCAGCCATAAATGCTTATCTGGGAAAGGTTTATTTAACCATGGCGGCCACCCTGCCAAACAATAAGGCCGAAAACCTAAGCAATGCCAATACTTACCTGTTGGCCGCTTATAATATGAAAGCTTTTGGGAACCTTTCCGAAATTCCATATACTGATGTTTTTGACGTAACGAAAAAAACAACCTGTAAAGAATTGATTTTCCAGATTTCTAACAAACAGGGCGATATTAATTATAGCTCAAGCATCGCTGCCAACAACCAGGCAAAAGGAGAAACCATTAATTCGTTAAAGGTTTCTACCGGTATTGGTGGCAATGTAAAGTTAGACCTGATTAATGAATATGAAACAAGTGATTTAAGGAAAGATTTTTCTGTAAAGTTTGCAAATGATGCTACGGTAAAAGATTGGTTTATTACCAAATTCCGCGATGCGAGTGCCTTGGCAACCAATAATGGTTACGGAGGTAACGACTGGATTTTAATGCGCTATGCCGATGTAATTTTGATGCTTGCTGAAGTTAATATGTTGCAGGGAAACGATGCTGTGGCGATTCAGTATTTGGATATGGTAAGAACAAGAGCAGGTATGCCAGTTTACGCGGTTGCCAAAACGGATGCTACCTATGCCGCTAAATTTCCGACCTTAAAACTAGCCATTTTACACGAGCGTAGGGTAGAGTTTGCTTTCGAACACCAAAGATGGTTCGATTTAATCAGGAATTTTAATGCTGCAGAGTTGGTTACTTACTTAAAAGCGAAATCACAATCATCGTATGGAATTGCTAAGCTGTCTAACGTAACCACAAAAGACAGGTATTATCCTATTCCTTTTGATGAAGTGAAATTAGATCCGGTTAAAATGTACCAGAATCCGGGTTACTAA
- a CDS encoding XRE family transcriptional regulator, with product MELLHFKTQKDFAAALNIQQGSLSDILRERVNVSNAIKDKLEMKFDVNLTWLEDGIGEPFFKKKRAVGESKEGVPYFDMSLSDAKDRIVEEQRAEYLVNYLPFNDCTAYLPVYGDSMYPQYAAGEIIAIKEITNYEILQWGEAYVVMTDEDSNSLRTIKLIFQHTDDTKLILRSSNPNFKGDTVVSKKNILALYIIKGKITRNII from the coding sequence ATGGAATTACTACATTTTAAGACTCAAAAGGATTTTGCTGCTGCATTGAATATTCAACAAGGTTCTTTATCAGATATTTTAAGAGAAAGGGTCAACGTATCTAATGCCATTAAAGATAAGTTAGAAATGAAATTCGACGTCAATTTAACCTGGCTTGAAGATGGAATTGGCGAACCTTTTTTCAAAAAGAAACGAGCCGTTGGAGAAAGCAAAGAGGGCGTTCCTTATTTCGACATGAGCCTATCAGATGCGAAAGACCGCATCGTAGAAGAACAGCGGGCAGAATACCTGGTAAATTATCTCCCTTTTAACGATTGCACGGCCTATTTACCAGTTTATGGCGATAGCATGTATCCTCAATATGCCGCAGGCGAAATTATAGCGATAAAAGAAATTACCAATTACGAAATTTTACAATGGGGCGAGGCTTATGTGGTAATGACGGATGAAGATAGTAACAGCTTGCGTACCATAAAACTAATTTTTCAGCATACTGATGATACTAAATTAATTCTCCGTTCTTCAAATCCAAATTTTAAAGGCGATACCGTAGTCAGCAAAAAAAATATCCTGGCACTTTATATTATCAAAGGAAAAATTACACGGAATATTATTTAG
- a CDS encoding HEPN domain-containing protein codes for MWSKSLNLDHDALKDESIVRLLKGITAAVPVQYIYLHNNFLAGKAAPEMLIMVSFKHVRILNELTPVLNIVFNGQMELSYRVFHVHEVEQELLQGSLFFYYATTAQNCLFSISGTFLNGGTPELVADQVSTTYQHGIDKANKFLSGATFYFKQQHLAYCAFMLHQVFDLMYGAIETLVMGKDKKTHRIKVHQLYIKPYVKPLSELFNDREEEVSLLHLLDEAYLAVRYENNYTIGEADVLRLFEKADLLYVLAEQVYQRMMNKHFDQQLSRIDTG; via the coding sequence ATGTGGAGTAAATCTTTAAACCTGGACCATGATGCGCTAAAAGATGAAAGCATAGTGCGTTTATTAAAGGGCATTACGGCTGCAGTACCTGTTCAGTATATTTATCTCCATAATAACTTTTTGGCTGGTAAGGCAGCACCAGAAATGCTGATTATGGTTTCGTTTAAACACGTGCGTATTTTAAACGAATTAACGCCGGTATTAAATATTGTGTTTAACGGGCAAATGGAATTGAGTTACCGGGTTTTCCATGTACACGAGGTGGAGCAGGAGTTACTGCAGGGAAGTTTGTTTTTTTACTATGCCACCACCGCTCAAAATTGTTTATTCAGTATTTCAGGAACTTTTCTAAACGGGGGCACACCGGAACTTGTTGCAGATCAGGTGAGCACTACGTATCAGCACGGAATTGATAAGGCCAATAAATTTTTATCGGGCGCAACATTCTATTTTAAACAGCAACATTTAGCATACTGCGCTTTTATGTTGCATCAGGTTTTCGATTTGATGTATGGGGCCATCGAAACTCTGGTAATGGGAAAGGATAAAAAAACACACCGCATTAAAGTTCATCAATTGTATATTAAACCTTATGTAAAGCCGCTTTCCGAGCTATTTAATGATAGGGAAGAAGAGGTTAGCCTGTTGCATTTGCTTGATGAGGCTTATCTGGCTGTGCGCTACGAAAACAATTACACGATCGGTGAAGCAGACGTGTTACGCTTGTTTGAGAAAGCAGATTTATTGTATGTGCTTGCAGAGCAGGTTTATCAGCGTATGATGAATAAGCATTTCGATCAACAGCTTAGCAGAATAGATACGGGGTAA